One genomic segment of Kiritimatiella glycovorans includes these proteins:
- a CDS encoding purine-nucleoside phosphorylase, with protein MIDLNDLRRAQYAVRDHWPDARPRAGLVLGSGWGEAAADFAVIDSIPYLEIPALGQTGVTGHAGRLVRAEADIGEMWIFEGRRHWYEGEGWTPVVLPSWLLHAFGARLLLLTNASGGIRDDLGPGSLMIVEDHINRLGGHPLIGPHRPELGPRFPDQSEVYDRALRGILSQAVESAGAEPRRGVYVAASGPAFETPAEIRAFRAMGADAVGMSTVPEAAVACALGLRVAALSCVCNRAAGLGDAPLSESEVVEAATRALPVMRRVLKRFFENREAFRE; from the coding sequence ATGATCGACCTCAACGACCTCAGGCGCGCGCAGTACGCCGTACGCGATCACTGGCCCGACGCGCGGCCGCGTGCCGGGCTGGTGCTCGGCTCGGGCTGGGGCGAGGCGGCGGCAGACTTCGCGGTGATCGATTCGATCCCCTATCTCGAGATTCCGGCCCTGGGGCAGACCGGCGTCACGGGACACGCGGGGAGGCTGGTGCGCGCCGAAGCGGATATCGGCGAGATGTGGATCTTCGAAGGACGCCGGCACTGGTATGAGGGTGAAGGGTGGACGCCCGTCGTGCTTCCCTCCTGGCTGCTGCATGCCTTCGGCGCGCGACTGCTGCTGCTGACCAACGCCTCGGGCGGCATACGCGACGACCTCGGGCCCGGATCGCTGATGATCGTGGAGGACCACATCAACCGGCTGGGCGGACATCCCCTGATCGGGCCGCACCGGCCCGAACTCGGTCCCCGGTTCCCGGATCAGTCGGAGGTGTACGACCGCGCGCTGCGCGGAATTCTGTCGCAGGCCGTGGAATCGGCCGGGGCGGAGCCCCGCCGCGGCGTCTACGTGGCGGCCTCGGGCCCCGCATTCGAAACCCCCGCCGAAATACGCGCGTTCCGCGCAATGGGCGCCGATGCGGTGGGGATGTCCACCGTGCCCGAGGCCGCGGTGGCCTGCGCGCTCGGGCTGCGGGTGGCGGCCCTCTCCTGCGTGTGCAACCGCGCCGCCGGGCTCGGCGATGCGCCGCTCTCCGAAAGTGAGGTCGTGGAGGCCGCGACCCGCGCGCTTCCCGTAATGCGGCGGGTGCTGAAACGGTTTTTCGAAAACAGGGAGGCGTTCCGTGAGTGA
- a CDS encoding ATP-binding protein: MVLINGARQTGKTTLVRALAKEVSGRSTYLTFDDAGVMAAVANDPQGFIEGLEGMVVLDEVQKAPEVFPAIKLCVDRDRRPGRFLLTGSANVLMLPKLSESLAGRMEIITLRPFSQGEQEKRRDGFVERLMSGKPSCEPAAPVCRADLAARVSRGGYPEALRRADDRRRSWFASYLTTVLQRDIRDLSHIEGLTQAPGLMALLAARSGSLLNAAEVSRNAVVPYSTLQRYLSLFETTFLIHRIPPWAANLGKRLVKSPKLMLGDTGLMTHLLNASETSWMSDPTLAGRFIETFVGGELIKQIEWSRNRPALLHYRTGGGAEVDFVLESGGRICGVEVKLAQTLKRNDFRGLNSLAQDAGARFTGGVLLYTGREIIPFGANLRAVPVSCLWQ; the protein is encoded by the coding sequence GTGGTATTGATTAACGGGGCGCGGCAGACGGGAAAGACCACGCTGGTGCGTGCGCTGGCGAAAGAGGTCTCCGGAAGATCGACTTATTTGACATTCGATGATGCAGGCGTCATGGCGGCGGTGGCCAATGATCCCCAGGGGTTCATCGAGGGCCTTGAGGGCATGGTGGTTCTTGATGAAGTGCAGAAGGCGCCGGAGGTCTTCCCCGCCATCAAACTCTGTGTGGACCGAGATCGGCGGCCCGGGCGTTTTCTTCTCACGGGATCCGCCAACGTGCTGATGTTGCCCAAGCTCTCGGAATCTCTGGCCGGGCGCATGGAGATCATCACCCTGCGTCCCTTTTCCCAGGGCGAACAGGAAAAACGCCGCGATGGATTCGTAGAGCGCCTGATGAGCGGTAAACCGTCCTGCGAGCCCGCCGCGCCCGTGTGTCGGGCGGACCTGGCGGCGCGCGTGAGCAGGGGCGGATATCCGGAAGCCCTTCGAAGGGCGGATGACCGGCGGCGAAGCTGGTTTGCCTCGTATCTGACCACCGTTCTGCAGAGGGATATTCGCGATCTCTCCCATATTGAAGGCCTCACCCAGGCCCCCGGACTCATGGCGCTGCTGGCGGCACGATCCGGATCTTTGCTCAATGCTGCCGAGGTATCACGCAACGCGGTCGTGCCGTACTCAACGCTCCAGCGTTATTTGTCGCTCTTTGAAACCACGTTCCTGATCCATCGGATTCCGCCATGGGCCGCAAACCTCGGGAAGCGTCTCGTCAAATCCCCGAAACTGATGCTCGGCGACACCGGTCTCATGACGCACCTCCTCAATGCTTCGGAGACCTCATGGATGAGTGATCCCACCCTGGCCGGACGATTCATTGAGACCTTCGTCGGCGGCGAACTCATCAAGCAGATCGAGTGGAGCCGGAACCGGCCTGCACTCCTCCATTATAGAACCGGCGGCGGTGCCGAAGTGGATTTCGTGCTCGAGAGTGGAGGGCGGATCTGCGGCGTGGAGGTGAAGCTTGCGCAAACACTTAAGCGGAACGATTTCCGCGGTCTGAATTCCCTGGCGCAGGACGCCGGGGCGAGGTTCACCGGCGGAGTCCTTCTGTATACGGGTCGTGAGATCATTCCGTTCGGAGCAAATCTCAGGGCCGTGCCTGTATCATGCCTCTGGCAGTAG
- the thrS gene encoding threonine--tRNA ligase, whose product MSREPHEKLEVVRHSAAHVMAAAVCRLYDEVRFDIGPATEQGFYYDFDLPERITSDDFPRIEEEMRKIVGEDHPFERVEMSREEAVEWLEQRNQTYKLERLAEIPEGETITFYRTGDFMDLCRGPHVESTGKISAFKLLSVAGSYFHGIETNPMLQRVYGTAFTNPKELRKHLQQLEEARKRDHRRLGRDLDLFSIREDVGPGLVHWHPRGARIRVLIENFWRDEHFRNGYELLFTPHIGKANLWETSGHLGFYHESMYAPMEIDGQEYYIKPMNCPFHIAVYSSQTRSYRDLPLRWAELGTVYRYEKAGALHGLLRVRGFTQDDAHIFCTPDQVEDEIREVLRFSTAIWKTFGFEDIRAYLSTRPEKAVGDPARWEQSTAALERAVEAEELPVERDEGGGAFYGPKIDLKVRDAIGREWQMSTIQFDLNLPERFDINFVGSDGREHRPYMIHRALFGSLERFFGILTEHYGGAFPVWLAPEQARILPITDRQLPYANEVAAAFRREDVRVTVDAQQEKMGAKIRRAQLGKVPYMLVVGEQEEEAGAVAVRSRSGGREGQVPWRDCLDRIRAEAAERR is encoded by the coding sequence ATGAGTCGGGAGCCGCATGAAAAACTGGAGGTCGTACGACACAGCGCCGCGCATGTGATGGCCGCTGCCGTGTGCCGTCTGTACGACGAAGTGCGTTTCGACATCGGACCCGCGACCGAACAGGGATTCTACTACGATTTCGATCTCCCGGAACGCATCACCTCCGACGACTTTCCGCGGATCGAAGAAGAGATGCGTAAGATCGTGGGTGAGGACCACCCCTTCGAGCGCGTGGAGATGTCGCGGGAAGAAGCGGTCGAATGGCTCGAACAGCGCAACCAGACCTATAAGCTTGAACGCCTCGCCGAAATCCCGGAAGGCGAGACGATCACCTTCTACCGCACCGGCGATTTCATGGACCTCTGCCGGGGACCGCACGTCGAGTCCACCGGAAAAATAAGCGCCTTCAAACTGCTCAGCGTAGCGGGTTCCTATTTTCACGGCATCGAGACGAACCCGATGCTGCAGCGCGTCTACGGTACCGCCTTCACGAACCCCAAAGAGCTGCGCAAACACCTGCAGCAGCTCGAGGAGGCGCGCAAACGGGATCATCGCCGGCTCGGCCGCGATCTCGATCTGTTCAGCATCCGGGAGGACGTCGGTCCGGGCCTGGTGCACTGGCATCCCCGCGGCGCGCGCATCCGGGTGCTGATCGAGAACTTCTGGCGCGACGAGCATTTCCGCAACGGCTACGAGTTGCTCTTTACCCCGCACATCGGCAAGGCCAACCTCTGGGAGACTTCGGGACACCTCGGATTCTACCACGAGAGCATGTACGCGCCGATGGAGATCGACGGGCAGGAATACTATATCAAGCCGATGAACTGCCCCTTTCACATCGCGGTCTACTCCTCGCAGACGCGCTCCTACCGCGACCTGCCGCTGCGCTGGGCCGAGCTGGGGACCGTGTACCGGTACGAGAAGGCCGGCGCGCTGCACGGCCTGCTGCGGGTGCGCGGATTCACACAGGACGACGCGCACATCTTCTGCACCCCCGACCAGGTCGAGGACGAAATCCGCGAGGTGCTCCGGTTCTCCACGGCCATCTGGAAGACCTTCGGTTTCGAGGATATCCGGGCCTATCTCTCCACGCGTCCGGAAAAGGCCGTCGGCGATCCCGCGCGCTGGGAGCAGTCCACCGCCGCGCTCGAGCGCGCGGTCGAGGCCGAGGAGCTTCCCGTGGAGCGCGACGAGGGCGGAGGGGCCTTCTACGGACCCAAGATCGATCTCAAGGTGCGCGATGCGATCGGACGCGAGTGGCAGATGAGTACCATCCAGTTCGACCTCAATCTGCCCGAACGATTCGACATTAATTTCGTAGGCTCCGACGGGCGCGAACACCGGCCCTACATGATCCATCGCGCCCTGTTCGGCAGCCTGGAACGCTTTTTCGGCATCCTGACCGAACACTACGGCGGGGCGTTTCCCGTCTGGCTGGCTCCCGAGCAGGCCAGGATCCTTCCGATCACCGACCGCCAGCTCCCGTACGCGAACGAAGTCGCGGCGGCCTTCCGCCGCGAGGACGTGCGGGTGACCGTCGATGCCCAGCAGGAGAAGATGGGGGCGAAAATACGGCGCGCCCAGCTCGGGAAAGTGCCGTATATGCTCGTGGTCGGCGAGCAGGAAGAGGAGGCCGGCGCCGTGGCCGTCCGCAGCCGGTCCGGGGGGCGCGAGGGCCAGGTGCCCTGGCGCGACTGCCTGGACAGGATACGCGCAGAGGCCGCTGAACGCCGGTAA
- the infC gene encoding translation initiation factor IF-3, whose amino-acid sequence MSPKPQSRKNQRERPPRMNRNIRVPEVRLTGVKGEQIGVVQTRQAQRMADDAGLDLVEIAPTARPPVCRIMDYGKYKYEQDKKRKEAKKSQSQTKVKEVKFHVNVGDHDYETKLRHAREFIEDGNRVKGSLYFRGRENAHRDLGFDVMNRFVEDLSDIGTPEQKPRLMGRQIITLIVPAKKKGGGKGRESGKGE is encoded by the coding sequence ATTAGCCCGAAACCTCAGAGTCGAAAAAACCAGCGGGAACGCCCGCCGCGCATGAATCGTAATATCCGCGTGCCGGAAGTCCGGCTCACGGGGGTCAAAGGGGAACAGATCGGGGTGGTCCAGACACGGCAGGCCCAGCGCATGGCCGACGACGCCGGGCTGGATCTCGTGGAGATCGCCCCCACCGCCCGCCCGCCGGTGTGCCGGATCATGGATTACGGCAAGTATAAATACGAGCAGGACAAGAAGCGCAAAGAGGCGAAGAAGAGCCAGTCGCAGACCAAGGTCAAGGAGGTCAAGTTCCACGTGAACGTCGGGGATCACGACTACGAGACCAAACTGCGGCACGCGCGCGAGTTCATCGAGGACGGCAATCGCGTCAAGGGCTCGCTCTATTTCCGCGGGCGCGAAAACGCGCACCGCGATCTCGGCTTCGACGTGATGAACCGCTTCGTGGAGGATCTCAGCGACATCGGTACGCCGGAACAGAAACCGAGGCTGATGGGACGCCAGATTATCACGCTTATCGTCCCCGCCAAAAAGAAGGGCGGCGGAAAGGGCAGGGAGTCCGGAAAAGGGGAGTAG
- a CDS encoding electron transfer flavoprotein subunit beta/FixA family protein, producing the protein MNIVVCIKQVPDTDKVTIDRETNRLNRAGVPSIINPFDENALEMAVGLKEKYGGKVTVLTMGPPQAESALRDALAVGADEAVLLTDKKFAGADTWATSYTLSGAIRKFEAFDLLLFGKQAVDGDTAQVGPGVARYLDLPMVTYAREIEADDGTFRVKQVTEDGYDVWDVPAPAACTVVKEANTPRMPSLKLKMRAKKADIPVWSADDLEADSEKMGLKGSPTKVVKIFRPPVKMNKEKLEGEPSEMATKLIHRLKERKLL; encoded by the coding sequence ATGAATATCGTCGTCTGCATCAAGCAGGTGCCGGATACGGACAAGGTCACCATCGACCGCGAAACAAACCGGCTCAACCGCGCCGGCGTACCCAGCATTATCAATCCGTTCGATGAAAACGCGCTGGAGATGGCGGTCGGGCTCAAGGAGAAGTACGGGGGCAAGGTGACCGTCCTCACCATGGGTCCCCCGCAGGCGGAATCGGCGCTGCGCGACGCGCTGGCCGTGGGCGCGGACGAGGCCGTGCTTCTGACCGACAAGAAATTCGCGGGCGCGGATACCTGGGCCACCTCCTACACCCTCAGCGGCGCGATCCGTAAGTTCGAGGCCTTCGACCTGCTGCTCTTCGGCAAACAGGCGGTCGACGGCGACACCGCGCAGGTCGGCCCCGGCGTGGCCCGGTACCTCGACCTGCCCATGGTGACCTACGCGCGCGAGATCGAGGCGGACGACGGCACCTTCCGGGTCAAACAGGTTACGGAAGACGGATACGACGTGTGGGACGTCCCCGCCCCTGCCGCCTGTACGGTGGTCAAGGAGGCCAACACGCCGCGCATGCCCTCGCTCAAACTGAAAATGCGCGCCAAGAAGGCGGACATCCCCGTGTGGTCGGCCGACGACCTCGAAGCCGATTCGGAAAAGATGGGGCTCAAGGGATCGCCCACCAAGGTGGTGAAGATCTTCCGTCCGCCGGTGAAGATGAACAAGGAGAAGCTGGAGGGCGAACCCTCCGAGATGGCGACGAAACTCATTCACCGCCTGAAAGAGAGGAAGCTGCTATGA
- a CDS encoding electron transfer flavoprotein subunit alpha/FixB family protein — protein MSAEIWVFAEQRRGALAPVALELLTEGRVLAEKSGYTLCAVLLSAGDDDIPQELFRYGAEKVYRLADPALAEFNNDLYAPALWNLIEKEMPEIVLYGATAVGRTLAPTVAVMGYAGLTADCTELDFDTEKNILLQTRPAFGGNIMATITCENHRPQMATVRANVFKKEPLENPAGDEVVEVPVDTGGHGDRMKRVESVQEVAEDVDLNAAQFIVSGGRGVGKPENFKIIHELAEELEGAVGASRATVDAGWISHHHQVGQTGKTVCPVVYIACGISGAIQHLAGMQSSDVIIAINKDPNAPIFDVADFGLVGDLHEIVPEFTRQIREIKGRSGN, from the coding sequence ATGAGCGCGGAAATCTGGGTCTTTGCCGAACAGCGGCGCGGGGCACTCGCGCCCGTAGCGCTTGAACTGCTCACCGAAGGACGCGTCCTCGCCGAAAAATCGGGCTACACCCTGTGCGCGGTGCTCCTCTCCGCAGGCGACGACGACATCCCGCAGGAGCTGTTCCGGTACGGGGCGGAAAAGGTCTACCGCCTGGCCGATCCGGCGCTGGCGGAGTTCAACAACGACCTCTATGCCCCGGCGCTCTGGAATCTCATCGAGAAGGAAATGCCGGAGATCGTGCTCTACGGCGCCACCGCCGTGGGCCGTACTCTCGCGCCCACGGTCGCCGTGATGGGCTACGCCGGGCTGACGGCCGACTGTACGGAACTGGATTTCGACACCGAAAAGAACATCCTGCTCCAGACGCGGCCGGCGTTCGGCGGCAATATCATGGCCACCATCACGTGCGAGAACCATCGCCCGCAGATGGCGACGGTACGCGCGAACGTGTTTAAGAAGGAGCCGCTGGAAAATCCGGCCGGGGACGAGGTGGTGGAGGTGCCCGTCGATACGGGGGGGCACGGCGACCGGATGAAGAGGGTCGAGTCGGTTCAGGAGGTGGCCGAAGATGTCGACCTCAATGCCGCCCAGTTCATCGTCTCCGGCGGACGCGGGGTCGGCAAACCGGAGAACTTCAAGATCATTCACGAACTGGCCGAGGAACTGGAAGGCGCCGTGGGCGCGTCGCGCGCGACGGTCGACGCCGGCTGGATCTCGCACCACCACCAGGTCGGACAGACCGGCAAGACGGTCTGCCCCGTCGTGTACATCGCCTGCGGTATCTCCGGCGCGATCCAGCACCTGGCGGGCATGCAGAGTTCGGACGTGATCATCGCGATCAACAAGGATCCGAACGCGCCGATCTTCGACGTGGCCGACTTCGGCCTGGTCGGCGATCTGCACGAGATTGTTCCGGAGTTCACCCGCCAGATACGCGAGATCAAGGGCCGCTCCGGGAACTGA
- a CDS encoding D-alanyl-D-alanine carboxypeptidase family protein has product MSAGPTRRRMLAGAAALALSMPGAVRAVRRCVLDPCLGAVLMDAADGALLYEKRARLRGRPASLTKMMTLLVVLEAVRRGEASLEDEVAVTAEAAGIGGSQVYLAEGERFRLDDMLYALMVKSANDVARALALHFASTREAFVARMNARAGELGLAGTEFHTEHGLPPGRGQEPDVSTALDMARLARELVKHPDTLRYTSTEARGFRNGEFMLRSHNPLLGSYEGCDGLKTGYTWIAGWSIAATAERDGRRLIAVVLGSPRRETRNREARRLLDLGFGA; this is encoded by the coding sequence ATGTCCGCAGGACCCACCAGGCGCCGGATGCTCGCAGGGGCGGCGGCACTCGCACTGAGCATGCCCGGCGCCGTCCGCGCGGTCCGCCGTTGTGTGCTGGATCCCTGTCTCGGCGCCGTGCTGATGGACGCCGCCGACGGCGCCCTGCTGTACGAGAAGAGGGCGCGCCTGCGCGGCCGCCCCGCCAGCCTCACCAAGATGATGACCCTGCTGGTGGTGCTCGAGGCCGTCCGGCGCGGAGAGGCCTCGCTGGAGGACGAGGTCGCCGTCACGGCCGAAGCGGCCGGCATCGGCGGGTCGCAGGTCTATCTCGCGGAAGGCGAGCGGTTCCGGCTCGACGACATGCTCTACGCGCTGATGGTCAAGTCGGCGAACGACGTCGCCCGCGCGCTGGCCCTTCACTTCGCCTCCACGCGCGAGGCGTTCGTCGCGCGCATGAACGCGCGAGCGGGCGAACTGGGCCTCGCCGGCACGGAGTTCCACACCGAACACGGCCTACCTCCGGGCCGCGGGCAGGAGCCGGACGTCAGTACGGCCCTCGACATGGCCCGGCTCGCGCGGGAACTGGTGAAACACCCGGACACGCTGCGATACACCTCGACCGAAGCACGCGGATTCCGCAACGGCGAATTCATGCTCCGCTCCCACAACCCGCTGCTCGGATCGTATGAGGGATGCGACGGGCTCAAGACGGGCTACACCTGGATCGCGGGCTGGTCGATCGCCGCCACGGCGGAGCGCGACGGCCGGCGCCTCATCGCCGTCGTCCTCGGCAGCCCCCGGCGCGAAACCCGCAACCGCGAAGCGCGCCGCCTCCTCGATCTCGGGTTCGGCGCGTAG
- a CDS encoding ABC transporter permease, whose product MKRWGTTVYRLLLAALLLAAGIFAERIGLVAYFTDPYEVPYLLGLIRRHLMLVGISMALATTVGLGVGILLTRRPFRRAAGVVMYIVGLGQTLPSIAVLALMMSVLGIGVQTALFALFIYSILPIARNTLAGITSVPAPMIDAARGMGMTDARILLEVELPNAMKVILTGFRVALVINIGTAALCYLIGAGGLGDLIFTGIAMDSPKKLLAGALPTTLIALLADRGCELLGRLLIPRGLREGGA is encoded by the coding sequence GTGAAGCGCTGGGGAACCACCGTATACCGCCTGCTGCTCGCCGCGCTGCTGCTCGCCGCCGGGATATTTGCGGAGCGCATCGGGCTGGTGGCGTACTTTACCGACCCCTACGAGGTCCCGTATCTGCTGGGGCTGATCCGGCGTCATCTCATGCTCGTCGGGATCAGCATGGCGCTGGCGACCACGGTCGGTCTGGGGGTCGGCATACTTTTGACCCGCCGTCCGTTCCGTCGCGCGGCCGGTGTAGTGATGTACATCGTCGGTCTCGGGCAGACCCTGCCCTCGATCGCCGTGCTCGCCCTGATGATGAGCGTGCTCGGGATCGGAGTTCAGACGGCGCTGTTCGCGCTCTTCATCTATTCGATCCTGCCCATAGCGCGCAATACGCTTGCGGGGATCACCTCCGTTCCGGCCCCGATGATCGACGCCGCGAGGGGGATGGGCATGACGGACGCCCGGATTCTCCTGGAAGTGGAGCTTCCGAATGCGATGAAGGTGATTCTGACCGGATTCCGGGTCGCGCTGGTGATCAACATCGGGACCGCCGCGCTGTGCTACCTTATCGGAGCCGGGGGGCTCGGCGATCTCATCTTTACGGGGATCGCCATGGACTCGCCGAAAAAGCTGCTCGCCGGAGCGCTGCCCACCACGCTGATCGCGCTGCTGGCCGACCGCGGCTGCGAACTGCTGGGCCGGCTGCTGATCCCGCGCGGGCTTCGGGAGGGGGGAGCATGA
- a CDS encoding ABC transporter permease codes for MIGFFRDNAAEIGALTLEHCTLVGLSLLIASAIGVPLGILITRRRDLAGRVINGANICMTIPSIALFGLMLPVLAVFGHGLGKVPAVAALVLYSQLPIIRNTYVAIRNVPPAVVDAGRGMGMGTMQLLREVEIPLAAPVILAGLRTAAVMNIGIAAIAAYIGAGGLGVYIQQGIDRVYDEMILCGALCVSLLAIGVDGAMALLERIMTPKGLRVERRVKGS; via the coding sequence ATGATCGGATTTTTCAGGGACAACGCGGCGGAGATCGGGGCGCTGACCCTCGAGCATTGTACGCTGGTCGGGCTGTCGCTGCTGATCGCCTCCGCGATCGGTGTGCCGCTGGGCATCCTCATCACCCGCCGCCGTGACCTGGCCGGCCGGGTGATCAACGGTGCCAACATCTGTATGACCATCCCCTCGATCGCCCTCTTCGGTCTGATGCTCCCCGTGCTGGCGGTCTTCGGCCACGGCCTCGGCAAAGTTCCCGCCGTGGCGGCGCTCGTGCTCTACAGCCAGCTTCCCATTATCCGGAACACGTACGTCGCGATCCGCAACGTACCTCCCGCGGTGGTCGATGCCGGGCGCGGCATGGGCATGGGCACCATGCAGCTACTGCGCGAAGTCGAGATCCCGCTGGCGGCGCCGGTGATCCTTGCCGGGCTGCGCACGGCGGCCGTGATGAACATCGGGATCGCCGCCATCGCCGCCTACATCGGCGCCGGAGGCCTGGGGGTCTACATCCAGCAGGGGATCGACCGCGTCTACGACGAGATGATCCTCTGCGGCGCGCTGTGTGTGTCGCTGCTCGCGATCGGGGTCGACGGCGCCATGGCGCTGCTGGAGAGGATCATGACGCCGAAGGGGCTCCGGGTGGAGCGCAGGGTGAAGGGATCGTGA
- a CDS encoding ABC transporter ATP-binding protein — MITYESVTKTFGAGRTAVHALREVSFEVPEGEVVVLLGPSGCGKTTTLRLTNRLERLTSGRILLQGRDIGGMNAVGLRRRMGYVIQEIGLFPNQTIARNIAQVPRLLKWPKSRIEERVDEMLRMVNLEPGTFRDRYPAELSGGQQQRVGVARGLAHDPEVLLMDEPFGAVDPINRARIQDEFLALQARLKKTVLFVSHDIHEAVKMGDRVALFREGRLSQYDTPEALLTRPKDRFTAEFVGADRALKVLGLLRVRDVMEAPDTAGPEPGEEGPSLHREDLLREALSVMLLHEETELPVLDEEGNREAVITYRAIQSKLSGMAERDGETDR, encoded by the coding sequence ATGATTACCTATGAATCCGTAACCAAGACGTTCGGGGCCGGCCGCACGGCGGTCCATGCACTGCGCGAGGTGTCGTTCGAGGTCCCCGAAGGCGAGGTGGTGGTCCTGCTGGGACCCTCCGGCTGCGGGAAGACGACCACGCTGCGGCTTACAAACCGGCTGGAGCGTTTGACCTCGGGGCGCATTCTGCTGCAGGGCCGCGATATCGGCGGGATGAACGCGGTCGGTCTGCGCCGCAGAATGGGCTATGTCATCCAGGAGATCGGACTCTTCCCCAACCAGACCATCGCCCGGAATATCGCCCAGGTTCCGCGCCTGCTCAAATGGCCGAAGAGCCGTATCGAAGAGCGGGTCGATGAGATGCTCCGGATGGTCAATCTCGAGCCGGGGACGTTCCGCGACCGTTATCCGGCCGAGTTGTCGGGCGGACAGCAGCAGCGGGTCGGGGTCGCGCGCGGTCTCGCGCACGACCCGGAGGTGCTCCTGATGGACGAGCCCTTCGGGGCCGTCGACCCGATCAACCGCGCCCGCATCCAGGACGAGTTTCTGGCGCTGCAGGCGCGGCTGAAAAAGACGGTGCTCTTCGTCTCGCACGACATCCACGAGGCCGTGAAGATGGGAGACCGCGTCGCGCTCTTCCGGGAAGGCCGCCTGTCGCAGTACGACACGCCGGAGGCCCTGCTGACCCGGCCGAAGGACCGCTTCACCGCTGAATTCGTGGGTGCCGACCGGGCGCTGAAGGTACTCGGGCTCCTGCGGGTGCGCGACGTGATGGAGGCGCCGGATACGGCCGGGCCGGAGCCCGGAGAGGAGGGGCCCTCGCTGCACCGGGAGGATCTTCTGCGGGAGGCCCTGTCGGTGATGCTGCTGCACGAGGAGACCGAGCTTCCGGTGTTGGACGAGGAGGGAAACCGCGAGGCGGTCATCACCTACCGCGCCATCCAGTCGAAACTCTCGGGGATGGCGGAGCGCGACGGGGAGACGGACCGGTAG